A genomic region of Metopolophium dirhodum isolate CAU chromosome 1, ASM1992520v1, whole genome shotgun sequence contains the following coding sequences:
- the LOC132953562 gene encoding uncharacterized protein LOC132953562, producing the protein MGVSTIGTIVRETCEVLWTILQPKEIVVPTMQDWLDIAEGFYSKTQFPNCVGAVDGKHIRLECPPKSGTLYYNYKHFFSIILMAICDATYCFTIIDVGSYTHMARRVIATFLRNRHLEKNYTMVKSIFPNLNVYQKMMVVFLNPTARQNKECTFGILSNKWRVFHTALLVEPDFGVAITKACCVLHNFVRRRNGFYPEDTKTCDMEDVNQKIGVGNSTSVAKDVRDYFVDYFNQPTHELCWQNKILIPFVLPSYGKNIFKRTNFFPEYLIFNGSSPNTLHIGGGAEALK; encoded by the exons atgggCGTTTCAACTATTGGAACAATTGTACGTGAGACATGTGAAGTATTGTGGACAATTCTTCAGCCCAAAGAAATAGTAGTGCCGACCATGCAAGATTGGTTAGACATAGCAGAGGGGTTTTATAGTAAAACTCAGTTCCCCAACTGTGTAGGGGCTGTAGACGGGAAACACATCCGACTAGAATGCCCCCCTAAAAGTGGTACTTTATACTACAACTATAAGCATTTCTTCTCTATAATACTCATGGCAATCTGTGATGCAACCTATTGCTTCACGATTATAGATGTGGGGTCATATACTCATATGGCAAGGAGAGTGATTGcaacatttttaagaaatcgtcatttggaaaaaaattatacaatggtAAAGTCAATTTTCCCCAACCTCAATGTTTACCAGAAGATGATGGTGGTATTCCTCAACCCTAC GGCGAGACAGAATAAAGAATGTACGTTCGGTATTTTGTCTAACAAATGGAGGGTTTTTCATACAGCCTTATTAGTAGAACCAGATTTTGGAGTTGCTATTACCAAAGCGTGTTGTGTTTTGCACAATTTCGTTAGACGCAGAAATGGATTTTATCCCGAAGATACAAAGACTTGTGATATGGAGGATGTAAATCAAAAAATAGGTGTTGGGAACTCGACATCTGTTGCAAAAGACGTAAGAGATTATTTTGTCGATTATTTTAATCAGCCAACTCATGAACTATGTTGGCAAAACAAG atccTAATACCTTTCGTGCTCCCGAGctacggtaaaaatatattcaaaagaaCTAATTTCTTCCctgaatatcttatatttaacggGTCATCCCCGAACACGTTACATATTGGTGGAGGCGCCGAAGCTCTTAAGTAG